CGTCGCCGGGGTTAACGGCACGTCCGGGCTTGCCGCCTATGTCAGTGCGAAAGCCGGGATCATCGGGCTGACGAAGGCTGCAGCGCTCGATTACGCCGACCGGGGAATCCGGATCAATGTGGTCGCGCCCGGGCCGATCCTCACCCACCATCTGGAAGCTGCCGGCGCCGAAATCCAGCGGCATGCCGCGCTTTCGACACCGATGCGCCGGCTCGGCCGGGTGGAGGAAGTGGCGACAAGCGTCCTCTGGCTTTGCTCCGAGCAGGCGAGCTTCATCACAGGCGTGGTGCTGCCGATCGACGGGGGCATGACGGCCGGCACGAAAGTGCCTATGAATTACCGTCGAGGCGAGCCGCCTCGGCCGGCTGAACCCTGAGGAGCCATGGACTGGGAAGAACTTCATCTTGTTCAGCTTTTGGCACGCCACGGCTCACTGAGCGCGACGGCGCGCGTGCTGGGCGCGACCCAGCCGACGGTCAGCCGCCGCCTCGACACGTTGGAGCAGAAGGCGCAGCAGAAGCTGTTCGAGCGGCAACCAAGCGGCCTCGTTCCGACCGCAGCATGCCTGTCGATCCTGTCGGCGCTCGAGCAGATGGAGGCGAATGCGCTTGCGGTCGAGCGTCGCCTCGCGGCGCAGGACGATGCGCTGGCGGGCACCATCACCGTGACAAGCCTCGACTGGCTCGGCGATTATCTGCTGGCACCGATCCTGACGAAATTTGCCGCTGCCCATCCCGGCGTTACCATTCATCTGCTGAACGACGGCCGGCGCTTCAACCTCTCCCGGCGGGATGCCGATATCGCCTTCCGCTTTGGCGGCTTCGACCAAAGCGACACCGTCGAGCGCAAGGTTGCCGATATCCGCTACGGCCTGTTTGCGACACAAGCCTATCTCGATCGTTTCGGCCATCCGAATGCGAGGGGGAGCAGTGGTCATGCCATTGTCGAACTGGCTGAGGCACCGGTGCGGGTTTCGCTCTCGACCTGGCTGAAGGGCCGTTTGCCGGACGCGCGGGTGATGTTGCGAACGAACTCCATTCGCTCACAGCTGAGCGCTGTCGAGACGGGCACGGCGCTCGCAACGCTTCCACACTTCCTTGCGGCCGGGCGGGACGGCATCGTTCCCGTGGACCTCGGCGTTGCCGCACCGGTCCTGTCGCTGAAGCTCGGCGTGCATCAGGAGACACGCAATCTCCTGCGCGTGCGAAAACTCATAGACTTCGCTGTCTCGGAGTTCGCGGTTCTGCGACCGAAACTCAATCCGCCGAGCTGACACGCCTCCCGCGACGACTGCTGCGCGAGGACCGCTCTCCATGCCGCACCGCAGGCGCGAAATTTTCTCGATTGTCGATGTCGGGATGGAAAAGCGCCGCGCGTCTTAAATCTCGACGGCGGTTTTGGACCGCGCTGACAACAAGGAGAATATGCATGTTCCGCACCGCTTTCATTGCTGGCGCTCTGCTGATTTCCAGCGCCGCCCTTGCCGGGGCCGAGCCCGTGGGCAACCGCGTCGATGTCAACGGCATGAAGATGTACTACGAGGTTTCGGGCGAGGGCGAGCCGCTGGTCGTGCTGCACGGCGCCTACATGAATATACCGTCGACGGGCGCGATCATTCCGAAGCTCGCCGAGACCCACAAGGTCTATGCGATCGAGTTCCAGGGCCATGGTCGCACTACCGATATCGATCGCCCGATCACCTATCCGAACCTCGCCGACGACGTCGCCGCCTTCATGGATGCGGTCGATCTCAAGAAGGCCGATGTCTTCGGTTACTCGATGGGGGCGGCTGCCGGCCTGCAGCTGGCGATCCGCCATCCCGAGAAGGTCAACAAGCTTGCGGCCGCGTCCGTCGGCTACGATGCCGAGGGCTGGCAGCCGGAGTTCAAGGCATTCATCCCGCAGATGACCGTCGAGATGTTCGTCAGCATGCCGTTTGCCGAAGATTACCGCAAGCTCGCCGCCAACCCGGATGGCTTTCCCGATCTGGTCAAGAAGCTGATTCAGCTCGAAAAGGAGCCGATGGCCTGGGAGGCGGACGTCAAGGCGCTGAAGACTCCGGTTCTCGTCATCGCCGGTGATGCCGATGTGGCAACGCTGGAGCACACGGTGGCATTGTTCCGCCTGCTCGGCGGCGGTGCGATGGGGGACATGGGCAAGCCGCTCGCGGCTTCGCGCCTCGCCATTCTGCCGGCCACGTCGCACACGGCGGTCATCAATCAGCCGGAGTTGCTGGAGGCCTTCGTCGAACCTTTCTTCAAGGGCGAGACACCGAAGGGCATGTTCCAATGATCGAAGGGTAAATTCCCGCGACAAGACCGAACGGCGCCGTCCCACGGGTCGGCGCCGTTGCTCTTATCAGGGTTTGGAGACCGCCCGGGCCCAACGCATCAGCCGACCGTCAGCGTCGAACACCAGAACGGCGGCGGGATCAAAGCGGGCAGCGATACTGTCACCGGACTTCAAGCCCCGGCCGTTTTTCGTTTCGATGACGATCAGCTCGCCGTTGCCATGCCGGGCATAGGCGAAGGTCTCTCCGCCCAGATGTTCGAGCATCTCGATCGTTAGGTCGAGGCTTGCCGAGCCGCTGTCGCCGAAATGTTCGGGCCGGATGCCGATCGTCACGCTGTTGCCCGCCGCGACGTCCTTGATAGCGACTGGAAGCGTCACATTACCGAATTCCGGCAGGCGGACATGTTTCTCTCCGCCTGCGCCCGCTTCGACGGTCCCCTTTAAAAA
The nucleotide sequence above comes from Ensifer adhaerens. Encoded proteins:
- a CDS encoding LysR family transcriptional regulator, coding for MDWEELHLVQLLARHGSLSATARVLGATQPTVSRRLDTLEQKAQQKLFERQPSGLVPTAACLSILSALEQMEANALAVERRLAAQDDALAGTITVTSLDWLGDYLLAPILTKFAAAHPGVTIHLLNDGRRFNLSRRDADIAFRFGGFDQSDTVERKVADIRYGLFATQAYLDRFGHPNARGSSGHAIVELAEAPVRVSLSTWLKGRLPDARVMLRTNSIRSQLSAVETGTALATLPHFLAAGRDGIVPVDLGVAAPVLSLKLGVHQETRNLLRVRKLIDFAVSEFAVLRPKLNPPS
- a CDS encoding alpha/beta fold hydrolase, which produces MFRTAFIAGALLISSAALAGAEPVGNRVDVNGMKMYYEVSGEGEPLVVLHGAYMNIPSTGAIIPKLAETHKVYAIEFQGHGRTTDIDRPITYPNLADDVAAFMDAVDLKKADVFGYSMGAAAGLQLAIRHPEKVNKLAAASVGYDAEGWQPEFKAFIPQMTVEMFVSMPFAEDYRKLAANPDGFPDLVKKLIQLEKEPMAWEADVKALKTPVLVIAGDADVATLEHTVALFRLLGGGAMGDMGKPLAASRLAILPATSHTAVINQPELLEAFVEPFFKGETPKGMFQ